A genomic window from Mesorhizobium sp. 131-2-1 includes:
- a CDS encoding DUF3422 family protein, with protein sequence MSDETSNLKFQPRAQGSVMGFPAHEGRPGALGEVHARPHPLIEKPRLLVQLAFMTEGGAGVDHAVLSELSRRLGIAAPDRQARHHAMKSGKGSLRWERHTEFSTYLWEGPLAENGRAQEDTPFGNGFSPPGTVISGIRLEIRKWTQASERLIAGFDPTSLCYSLVERGNAAIVTDFRQDGDGMTRMLVLDRGLTPARTGALSQRLIDIETYRTLAMLGLPLALTLSGRARRIEDRLAQTTLEMKVAETRDSQTLLADLTELAAELEADAASSLYRFGASRAYDGIVSERLEALEEEAVPGYDTWAGFLQRRVAPAMRTCRSVEERQANLSRKLTRATTLLRTWVDVEVEKQNRDLLASMNNRARLQLRLQQTVEGLSVAAVSYYVVGLISYLAKGASIFGHAFAPEVVTAAAVPVAILLVWWGVRRVRRMHSEPAKHPGE encoded by the coding sequence GTGTCGGACGAGACGTCCAATCTCAAATTCCAGCCGCGCGCGCAGGGCAGCGTCATGGGCTTTCCGGCGCATGAAGGCCGCCCCGGCGCGCTGGGCGAGGTCCACGCCCGCCCGCATCCGCTGATCGAGAAGCCGCGCCTGCTGGTGCAGCTTGCCTTCATGACCGAGGGCGGCGCCGGCGTCGACCATGCTGTGCTTTCCGAACTGTCGCGGCGCCTCGGTATCGCCGCGCCCGATCGCCAAGCCCGCCATCATGCCATGAAATCCGGCAAGGGTTCGCTGCGCTGGGAACGGCATACGGAATTCTCGACCTATCTGTGGGAGGGGCCGCTCGCCGAAAACGGCAGGGCGCAGGAGGATACGCCTTTCGGCAACGGCTTTTCGCCGCCCGGAACGGTGATTTCCGGCATCAGGCTGGAAATCCGCAAATGGACGCAGGCGAGCGAAAGGCTGATCGCCGGCTTCGATCCGACCAGCCTGTGCTATTCGCTGGTCGAGCGCGGCAATGCCGCAATCGTCACCGATTTCCGCCAGGATGGCGACGGCATGACGCGGATGCTGGTGCTCGATCGCGGCCTGACGCCGGCGCGGACCGGCGCGCTGTCGCAGCGGCTGATCGACATCGAAACCTACCGCACGCTGGCCATGCTTGGCCTGCCGCTGGCTCTGACGCTGTCGGGCCGCGCCCGCCGCATCGAGGACAGGCTGGCGCAGACCACGCTGGAAATGAAGGTCGCCGAGACCCGCGACAGCCAGACGCTGCTCGCCGACCTGACGGAACTGGCCGCCGAGCTGGAGGCCGACGCTGCTTCCAGCCTGTACCGTTTCGGCGCCAGCCGCGCCTACGACGGCATTGTCAGCGAGCGGCTGGAGGCGCTGGAAGAGGAGGCGGTGCCCGGCTACGACACCTGGGCTGGCTTCCTGCAGCGGCGCGTCGCGCCGGCGATGCGCACCTGCCGTTCGGTCGAGGAGCGCCAGGCCAATCTGTCGCGAAAACTCACCCGCGCCACCACGCTTCTGCGCACCTGGGTCGACGTCGAGGTCGAAAAGCAGAACCGCGACCTTCTGGCCTCGATGAACAATCGCGCCCGCCTGCAATTGCGCCTGCAGCAGACGGTGGAAGGCCTCTCCGTCGCCGCCGTGTCCTACTATGTCGTCGGCCTCATCTCCTATCTAGCCAAGGGCGCCTCGATCTTCGGTCATGCCTTTGCGCCCGAAGTCGTTACCGCTGCAGCGGTGCCGGTCGCCATCCTGCTCGTCTGGTGGGGCGTGCGTCGTGTACGGCGCATGCATTCCGAGCCGGCGAAACATCCGGGCGAATAG
- a CDS encoding FadR/GntR family transcriptional regulator — MSDIFSRIEHSRTADEVVQQIESLILEGVLRTGDRLPGERELARQFDVSRPILRDALKALEGRGLLTTKAGGGTHVADVIGQLFTKPVTDLISMHRKAVTDYLEYRREIEAIAAEYAARRATPEDLTLLDSIMARMDEAHRTGDFDDEAEIDIEFHHAISECAHNIILLHTLRSCYRLLSEGVFQNRLLVFTVPGAREALLHQHRAIYAAIKAGDPAAARQAAMDHISYVERSMLEAERSGDWQRVSRLRLRQRSETEPVNTQRERP, encoded by the coding sequence TTGAGCGATATTTTCTCCAGGATCGAGCATTCGCGCACCGCCGACGAGGTGGTGCAGCAGATCGAGAGCCTGATCCTCGAAGGCGTGCTGCGCACCGGCGACCGGCTGCCCGGCGAGCGCGAGCTGGCGCGGCAATTCGATGTGTCGCGGCCGATCCTGCGCGACGCGTTGAAAGCGCTTGAGGGACGCGGGCTGCTGACGACCAAGGCCGGTGGCGGCACCCATGTCGCCGACGTCATCGGCCAGCTGTTCACCAAGCCGGTGACCGACCTGATCTCGATGCATCGCAAGGCGGTGACCGACTATCTGGAATATCGCCGCGAGATCGAGGCGATCGCCGCCGAATACGCGGCGCGGCGCGCCACGCCGGAAGACCTTACGCTGCTCGACAGCATCATGGCGCGCATGGACGAGGCGCATCGCACCGGTGACTTCGACGACGAGGCCGAGATCGACATCGAGTTCCACCACGCGATCTCAGAATGCGCGCACAACATCATCCTGCTGCATACGTTGCGCTCCTGCTACCGGCTGTTGTCGGAAGGCGTGTTCCAGAACCGGCTTCTGGTGTTCACCGTGCCCGGCGCGCGCGAGGCGCTGCTTCACCAGCACCGGGCGATCTATGCCGCGATCAAAGCCGGCGATCCGGCTGCCGCCCGGCAAGCGGCCATGGACCACATCTCCTATGTCGAGCGCTCGATGCTCGAGGCCGAGCGCAGCGGCGACTGGCAGCGCGTGTCACGGCTGAGGCTGAGACAGCGCTCCGAAACCGAACCAGTGAACACCCAGCGGGAAAGACCATGA
- a CDS encoding alpha-hydroxy acid oxidase has translation MSDILTIADLKDLARRRVPKMFFDYADSGAWTESTYRANEEDFQKIKFRQRVLVDMSNRSLETTMVGEKVAMPVALAPTGLTGMQHADGEMLAAQAAEEFGVPFTLSTMSICSIEDVASVTKKPFWFQLYVLRDKDFVLNLIDRAKAAKCSALVLTLDLQILGQRHKDVRNGLSAPPKMTLANIIDLASKPRWCLGIAGTKRRTFRNIVGHAKGVGDVSSLSSWTTEQFDPQLSWKDVAWIKERWGGKLILKGILDKEDALMATQTGADAIVVSNHGGRQLDGASSSIAVLEEIADAVGDKIEVHMDGGIRSGQDVLKALCLGAKGTYIGRPFLYGLGAMGKEGVTKALEIIRKEIDITLALCGKRLVTDMGKDQLRR, from the coding sequence ATGAGCGACATCCTGACCATTGCCGACCTGAAGGACCTGGCGCGCCGCCGCGTGCCGAAGATGTTCTTCGACTACGCCGATTCCGGCGCCTGGACGGAGAGCACCTACCGCGCCAACGAGGAGGACTTCCAGAAGATCAAGTTCCGCCAGCGTGTGCTGGTCGACATGAGCAACCGCTCGCTGGAAACGACCATGGTCGGCGAGAAGGTGGCGATGCCGGTGGCGCTGGCGCCAACCGGCCTGACCGGCATGCAGCACGCCGACGGCGAGATGCTGGCGGCGCAGGCGGCGGAAGAGTTCGGCGTGCCGTTCACGCTGTCGACGATGAGCATCTGCTCGATCGAGGATGTCGCCTCGGTGACGAAGAAGCCGTTCTGGTTCCAGCTCTACGTGCTGCGCGACAAGGATTTCGTGCTCAACCTGATCGACCGCGCGAAGGCGGCGAAATGCTCGGCGCTGGTGCTGACGCTCGACCTGCAGATTCTCGGCCAGCGCCACAAGGATGTCCGCAATGGGCTTTCGGCGCCGCCGAAGATGACGCTGGCCAACATCATCGACCTGGCGTCCAAGCCGCGCTGGTGCCTTGGCATAGCCGGCACCAAGCGCCGCACTTTCCGCAACATCGTCGGCCACGCCAAAGGGGTCGGCGACGTCTCTTCGCTGTCGTCCTGGACGACGGAGCAGTTCGACCCGCAACTGTCGTGGAAGGATGTCGCCTGGATCAAGGAGCGCTGGGGCGGCAAGCTGATCCTGAAGGGCATCCTCGACAAGGAGGACGCGCTGATGGCGACCCAGACCGGCGCCGATGCGATCGTGGTTTCAAACCATGGCGGACGCCAGCTCGACGGCGCCTCCTCGTCGATCGCGGTGCTGGAGGAGATCGCCGACGCGGTCGGCGACAAGATCGAGGTGCATATGGATGGCGGCATCCGCTCGGGCCAGGACGTGCTCAAGGCACTCTGCCTCGGCGCCAAGGGCACCTATATCGGCCGTCCCTTCCTCTACGGTCTCGGCGCCATGGGCAAGGAAGGGGTCACCAAGGCGCTCGAGATCATCCGCAAGGAGATAGACATCACGCTGGCGCTGTGCGGAAAGCGCCTGGTGACCGACATGGGCAAGGACCAGTTGCGGCGCTAG
- a CDS encoding metallophosphoesterase family protein — translation MTETGIHYLDARGPEGMRLYAIGDVHGRLDLLAAMHRRIESELEYEPSTDWRVIHLGDYSDRGPDSKGVIDFLIEARKRDPRNIMLAGNHDVGFLDFLAKPDPDGLFMRYGGIQTAQSYGVTLTAGSGWFGTADTVLRDGHAALLEAVPRSHVDFLRSLPFSVTFGDFFFCHAGVRPDVPLTQQSPQDLIWIREAFHDHPGLFDKIVVHGHTPVPEAEIMANRVNVDTLAWQSGMLSALVVAGADKRILTATAKAG, via the coding sequence TTGACCGAGACCGGCATCCACTATCTCGACGCGCGCGGGCCGGAGGGCATGCGGCTCTACGCCATCGGCGACGTGCATGGCCGGCTCGACCTTTTGGCCGCCATGCACCGCCGCATCGAAAGCGAGCTGGAATATGAGCCGTCCACCGACTGGCGTGTCATCCATCTCGGCGACTATTCCGACCGAGGGCCGGACTCCAAGGGTGTGATCGATTTCCTGATCGAGGCGCGAAAACGCGACCCGCGCAACATCATGCTCGCCGGCAATCACGATGTCGGCTTTCTCGACTTTCTCGCCAAGCCTGATCCGGACGGGCTGTTCATGCGCTATGGCGGCATCCAGACGGCGCAGTCCTATGGCGTGACGCTGACCGCGGGCAGCGGCTGGTTCGGCACGGCGGACACGGTGTTGCGGGATGGACACGCGGCTTTGCTGGAGGCGGTGCCGCGAAGCCATGTCGACTTCCTGCGCTCACTGCCGTTTTCGGTTACCTTCGGCGACTTCTTCTTCTGCCATGCCGGCGTCAGGCCGGACGTCCCCCTCACCCAGCAGAGCCCACAGGACCTGATCTGGATCCGCGAGGCCTTCCACGACCATCCCGGCCTTTTCGACAAGATCGTCGTGCACGGCCACACGCCGGTGCCGGAGGCCGAAATCATGGCCAACCGCGTCAATGTCGACACGCTGGCCTGGCAGTCGGGCATGCTCAGCGCGCTGGTAGTAGCCGGCGCGGACAAGCGCATCCTGACGGCAACGGCAAAAGCGGGTTAG
- a CDS encoding type 1 glutamine amidotransferase — MRVLVVQNFDSEGLGQIGAALVEAGADIDLRKPYNGEALPGHSGEHDAMVVLGGAQNALDDELCPYFPELLDLTRDFADKDRSVLGICLGSQLLARAFGGENQIGGATEFGWHRVSLTPAAKTDPVLAALPENFPIFEWHDDTFVLPENAVRLAGSTVAENQAFRLGRAVYGFQFHFEADTPMVRDWSTSFAAVIAERHPDWNDRLDGEITRNGPDADAAGLAIARAWVATI; from the coding sequence ATGCGCGTCCTGGTCGTCCAGAATTTCGATAGTGAGGGCCTTGGCCAGATAGGCGCAGCACTCGTCGAGGCCGGCGCCGATATCGATCTGCGCAAGCCTTATAATGGCGAGGCCTTGCCCGGGCACAGCGGCGAGCATGACGCCATGGTCGTGCTCGGCGGCGCCCAGAACGCGCTCGACGACGAGCTCTGCCCCTATTTCCCCGAATTGCTCGACCTGACGCGCGACTTCGCCGACAAGGACCGTTCGGTGCTCGGCATCTGCCTCGGCAGCCAGTTACTGGCGCGTGCCTTCGGCGGCGAGAACCAGATCGGCGGCGCCACCGAATTCGGCTGGCACCGCGTTTCGCTGACGCCGGCGGCGAAGACCGACCCGGTGCTGGCCGCCTTGCCGGAGAACTTCCCGATCTTCGAATGGCACGACGACACCTTCGTGCTGCCGGAAAATGCCGTGCGGCTCGCGGGCAGCACCGTCGCCGAGAACCAGGCCTTCCGCCTTGGTCGCGCCGTCTACGGCTTCCAGTTCCATTTCGAGGCGGACACGCCGATGGTGCGCGACTGGAGCACGTCCTTCGCGGCTGTCATCGCAGAGCGCCATCCCGACTGGAACGACCGGCTCGATGGCGAGATTACCCGCAACGGCCCCGATGCCGACGCTGCCGGCCTGGCAATCGCCCGCGCCTGGGTGGCGACGATCTGA